One stretch of Bacillota bacterium DNA includes these proteins:
- a CDS encoding helix-turn-helix domain-containing protein: MIEINLYEQIRYLYAVEKLSKREIARRLGVSRNTVKRYCNGENVPWERKPRECKCPITDPIRGTVKEWLEADKEAPAKQQHTAQRIYERLVNEQGFTGSSSTVRKLVRELRPKNVQ; the protein is encoded by the coding sequence GTGATTGAGATTAATCTTTACGAACAAATTAGGTACCTTTATGCCGTGGAAAAGCTTTCTAAAAGAGAAATTGCAAGAAGACTGGGCGTATCCCGCAATACCGTCAAGCGTTACTGTAACGGTGAAAATGTACCCTGGGAAAGAAAACCTCGGGAGTGTAAATGCCCGATTACCGACCCCATTAGGGGAACCGTTAAAGAGTGGCTGGAAGCAGACAAGGAGGCACCTGCCAAACAACAACATACTGCTCAGCGCATTTACGAACGTCTGGTGAACGAACAAGGTTTTACCGGCTCTTCCTCGACAGTTAGAAAGCTGGTTCGGGAATTACGACCGAAAAATGTGCAGG